The Balearica regulorum gibbericeps isolate bBalReg1 chromosome 5, bBalReg1.pri, whole genome shotgun sequence genomic interval GAGGCTTTCTTGAACCCTACAGTCAAATGGTAAGATATCTAGTAGCCTACCTGAGGTCTGAGGTAGGCTCAGGTCCATGCAATCTTAAAATCTGTATATAAACCTTCTTCTGTTAACATGTaagtaaaaatatcttctttgtAATATTATATGGAAACAAATGAAGGTTCATTGCATTGTTCATTGGCACTATGCtaaatatttagaataaaaGTCTATGTCCAAAAATATCTTGTTCTGACCTTTGGTTAACGTGAGCATCTGTGACCATAATTCTTCCTGCTTAGCTCTGGAGCAGTAGTCCTGCTCTGTATGTGTGCATGGGCATGCATGCATGCTGGAGTCCAACTACATCACCAATGATGCACCTAGATAACATTTGCAGGGGTTGTTATTAGAGcatttttgtcacttttgtTGGAACGGGAAGATCTTAATTAGAAAATAGAAAGTATATATCTATCGTTAAAGCATGTCTGGCTACAGTACAGAAGAGGAAACTATTGTTGTCTGAAATCTGGGTTCTGACTATATAGGTATTTTTCAGCCTAGTGGTTTACTGCATCGTACTGTTCTCAGTTACTTGTGCTCCTGTGACCTCCCGGATGAAACCAGAGGAGCGACAGCACAGCAGCATCGTATCCTTCCTTAGATGTACTCTGCCTGGAGGTATGCATGCCATGTATTTCCTGACTCTCCTTCCAGAGCAGTCCTGCCCAAAAGGATCTGAACAATTGTAGTATTTAGGTGGTACTGTAGAACTATATTCTCATGTGgtcttcccatttttcttctctttccccctagtcttttttcctttgtgtttttttgaGGACAAGTGGCACAagggcaggtttttttctcatttaggaATCAGTTTACTGTCATGTATTGGATGCACAGAAAGACTGttatttcttcatctgaagTGACTAGACTTGTTCTTTGCATGCTTTCAAAAGAGTGAATTGAGCAGTAATGCCAGAGGAACTGTGGATGTTATGTCTGTGTAAGACAAGTTAACAAGAGGAAAGAATTATGCTTAGTactttgaagaaggaaaaaaaaaagttttatatagACCAAAACTGTGCTTTTGgctcaaaagaaaataatcagcaaAAGTTAAAGGAGCATTAGGAATagttaatacagaaaaaaagaaatacctctAAAGGTCTCTCAAGCTCTACAAAACCACTTACTTGCCTTTCTCTTACTAAAGGCAAGGAAGACTTCTGTTCTTGAGGGAAGATTAATGCTTCCTATCAATAGTGCAATTCAGAGAACCACTGGTAATTGCATACCTGTGCAATAATTAGTCATAGTAAAGTAGACAGGAAGCCCtgtcttgaaaattaaaaaaaaaataataataataggatAAAGTCCTATTTATCCTTCACTTGTTCCTGTTTATCCTGTAGGATAAATTCTGAGAGATCTGGGTGTTTCTTGGCtctcttatttttgttctgctttattCTCCTTGAATTTCGAGCCTTTTCCACATGGATATATGGATCATtgatggaaacaaaaatgtgtaaaaGTCGCAAGCTGTACCGTTACcgtattttcagaaagtaagAAGTCACAGCACCTCAGTAGGAGAATCTAGGGTTTTTCAATCATGGAGAATGGGTCATTCAGCCTGGCAGTCCTGGGCTCAGTTACAATACTCTGAGGACAGTGGCTCTGTGTGACACTGGTGCAAGGAGTTCATTTACTTCAGGAATGGAGCTGTAAGATGTAGCATTTTGGTAGTGGTTCCCCTGCTTTCAAAGTCAGGTGAGGAAAAGCTAGtattgaccaaaaaaaaaaaaaaaaaaaaaaaagagttaggTATTTATTCTCTGGTCTTCCATAGTCAGTACTTCACTAGCATAGGAGACTGTatctttctttcagtctttttacAAGTCACATAAAATGCAAGAATTCAAAAAACTAATAAATCAAATTTATCTCCCCCTTGTATCACCATCTATAGCTTGGCACACTGTGACATTAGTCCTGGCgttccttccttccccatggGTTTgatcagtttattttcttcctcctgacaAAGACATGTCTGTGTGATATGAACatacttttattttagataaacTATTTTGAACCTTGTGGCATGGACTTGGACTTCAAggtcttgtgttttcttttaattggcTTTTGTGTCTGTCACCAACTGTGTGCACATGTCTGCAGAGAAAGTCACAAATGCAAAGCCAAGCGATCAGCGGTGCCTTTTCCTGGGTGCACTGGTGTTGTAATGACGCCATTAGCTGTAATGGTGCTGCAGCCTTAATGGCCTTTCATTATGTCTGTACCTGTTGCAGACTTGAGGGAGGATGTTTGTGTATGAAAGTGAAAGATGCTGTCTTTACCTCTGAATCTTGTATTTTTAGATTATAAGGTTACATGCTATTTCTGCCTAGAGGACCTGAACTTTGTTATTTTACAGGACAGACTGCGGCAAACTGGGACTGAACCAGAACTCCTGCATCACTGTTTCCTGTTGCTGAACGTGAAGGCAACGAGAATTGAGGTAGAAAAATGTAGGAGAGGAAAAGGACTATAGCCGGTGAGTGTCCATCCTGGGTAACGATTTTGTGGCTGTTTCCGTCCTGCTGTTTTATGCCAAGCGGGTCTGGTTGCTTCCAGTGGCCCATGGCGTAAATGGCACGCTCCCGTTCTGGGGAGCCAGACCCGCTGTCCAAAGCGGTCTCTCTGTCACCGTGATCTGCACGCAGGACACGTGAAATGCTGATAAACCACTACGTATTCCTAAATATGCCTTAGCTTTACAAAACAGACCCTTCAAACGGGAATTCGTTTCCCAGGGTAACCTGTTTATGCCCGGGTTGTGAGAGGAGCAGGCGTTACCCGCCTGGTGCAGAGACGCCCCGGACCCAGCCTCCGCCTTGCCCCACGCCAGCGGTCCCCACGCGTGCCCGGCGGCTGGGCACCGAGAGGCGGAaccccgcggggccgggccgggcggctcGGGGCGGGGCAGCTGTGTCGAACGGGCAGAGGGCGCAGGTGGAGCGGTGCCTGCCGGCTGGGGAGCTGCCTGCGGCCGCCATGGAGGCGCTTGCGGTGAGGGGGGCCGGGAGGGAGGCGGCCCGGGGCAGCCGCGGCGTGGGGCCGCGTGCGCGTGTGGCGGGCTGTTTCCCTGACCGCCGGCTCTTCTCCTTACAGGACGCCCCTGTGGCCATCGCCGTGGCCGTGATAGCTGCgtctgccctgctgctgctgctgctcagagggaCAGGGCGGAGGGCGAGCGGCCTCGTCACCTTGCAGGACCCACTCGCTAAATACCCGCTGCGGCTGGTGGACAAAGAGGTGAGGTGACCGAGCGCGCGGGGCGGCCTCTCGCGTGCCTGAACCCCCTCCCTCGTCCCGGCTCTGCGGGGGTCGTGCCGGCCCCTTCCTGCCCATCGGCcggggaggctgaggggcggCCGGTCTGTTGGTGCGGGGGGAGCTGAGGGGCGGCCGGTCTGCTGGCCCCTGGGGGAACTGAGGGGCGGTCGGTCATGGGCTGCCCCAGGCTTCGGGGCCAGAGAAGTGCATAGAGCCCTCAAGGGGCGGCTGTGACTCCCGCAGCCACGCTGCAATGTTTCCCTAGGGTTCTTAAAAGCAGTTATGCCTATGCTACAATGTTACAGTTGTTTCAAATGAAGGGTGGACTCACTTCTTTGTACGTTTAAATCCTAGTTTAGAGCTGTGATTCTCCCTTGATTTCTATCCAATGTGCACCAATGAGAAGTAACCCCAACAGCCTGTGCTTCTGCACGTCCTGTCTTGCCTGATCTTTGGCCACAAATTATGAAATGTGCTCACTGGCCTTGGGCGATAGAGAGtttccagtttttctttatgtaaagGTGCTGTAGGGATTACACAGACAGGCAACAGTCACTCCTTGTGGAattagaggaaaataatttggttcTAAAACTTCTGATGtgtttaaactttatttttcaaagccaTTTCTGCTTCCCTTCCTAGTATTTGTCTTGCATGCTAAAAAGAACAGACTTACTAAAGCGTATTGTGTTGAGTTTGAAATTCAAAACAGTGGTGATGTTCACCTCATTTTgatagtttgattttttttttttttttttaatttttttttaggaaatcaGTCACGATACTAAGAAATTCCGCTTTGGGCTGCCTTCACCAGATCATATATTAGGATTACCTGTAGGTAAGTACTGAAAACACTTCATTAcatgtatttctggttttaggtTTTATAACCATACTCATAGTTCTTGGACTTCTGACTGACTGGGAATTTAATGCTCAGCAAAAGAAGGAGTTAAAAGCTTCATCTGAATGCTGCTGTGTCAGATTTCCCAGAGAGTTGTATATCTgatgttttgtgtgtgtgctttgtTCTGCTTGTGTTAAATTGTGTGGTGTAGTTTGGAACAAGAACAGTGAAACTGAACTGAGTCTGATGAAATTCACCACCAGTCAGGAAGGATATAAACAGAATGGTATCTGTCAAAGCTTTTTCGTATTTCTTATTTGCATTCTACTTCCATCTGGTCCTCTCAGTTTGTTTGTCAAAAGCAGCTGACAATAGAGTCACACTTGTAGATGAGAAAGAGCACAACTTTTCTGCCTGGGAAACTTCTAACTACTCTGTGCAGaacaaaggggaaaatacaACTACTGTTTATAGAAGATGCTGCAATATTCAGAGCCTTTTCTATGCATGCACTTACCTTTGATTGCATGCATATGCATACAACTTTGTCTTGCTTTCTATAGCATGAAGTTCATTTCAGGCTAGGATTGGCACAGTCTTCTTTACTGTACCCTGCAAAACTGATGGCATTGAACCTTGGACCTTGAATTAATTGTAATCTATGTGGGGGAAAGTCTCCCCTCCTGATCTGTGGATGTGGCAGATGTAGCCCTGTTTGTGCTGTACTATCTTTTTCAGTTTCCCTTGCTGTGTGGCAAATGTCAGGGTCTTTCCCATTCCATGCTGTGACCACGACCTTCTTGCATGCTGCCTGTCAAGGGCAGCAGTCTTTCTCCAAATTCTTTTCTGACTTGTATGGGAAAGTGTAATTGAACTGTCCACATTAACTagacaaatgagaaatgaattGAGATGTGCCCTGCAGTGCTTGTGGTTATCCAGacttttttcttaagaatttaGGAATAAGATCCCGAAACTGCACAGGCCAGATTACTTCCTGGGAGAttcctgccttctgcttttcGCCAGGATCATTTTGCTAAAACTGAAGTGTTTTCTGCCAGCACTGttcctgctttttgtttttccatacaACTCTAGATTAGTGCTGTCTGGCTGAGGTGTGTACTCTTGGCAAGGAGTTTCAGTTCTTTTaatcagcagagagaaacaagtGCCTTTTAGAGTTTGCCTCTTGGAGCATTAGGTTGGGCAAAGAGCTCTCTGTGGACAGCACCGTCCAATGCTGTGGAAGCCACAGCGTTATGGAGAAGGACTATGGCCCAAGGCTTTGTTCTTGATGTCTTGGTGCAGAATCTCTGGGAAGTTTGCTCTGAGAGGTTGCTGCCATTAAAATGTAatacttgtttctttcttcGCCTGCGTGAACTGGTGCatactttcatttcattaatgAACACGAGAACAGCAGACCCCAAAATACAGAGAGCACTTGAGAATGAGCAACAAACTTCCTATTTACTATAAAGTCACTATTTTACTATAAACTTCCTACTTTCCTAGTATCTTATCCTAGATTATATAATGTCCGGCTCTCCAGTTACCCCATGTTCCAGAAACTCTTGCTAAAAACAGAGACTAGATGTTTTATACAGTACTTTTATGGTAAAGATTTTCTCCATCATTGCTTGTGTTTAACAGGTTACAAtgcctgcttttctctcttgtcTTCTGCTCCAGAAAAGTTCAAAACTGGggatgaaaaaacaaataatcagattgtaattctttttctctagGCCAACATGTTTACCTTTCTGCAAAAATTGATGGTAATCTGGTGATTCGAGCCTATACCCCTGTTTCCAGCGATGAGACAAAAGGTTATGTTGATTTAATTATAAAGGTAAATTTTGGTTTCCTTTAATATAAATTGCTaactggaaggaaggaaagtgctttattttagtGAAACGTAGACTTTATTTTGATTGATCGTCTTTTGAATAGGAAGACTGCGTGGCAAACAACTAATTGCACATTATCCTTGAATAGTGAGTTGTATCTCGTGCATCTGCTCTATGTCACTGAGAGTTAGGAGAGGTAGTGTAGATGGAGAAGGAAATCGCTTCTTTGGCAGTAGGGCAGGAGCTTCCCTAGTATCTTTTATTTGGCAATGCATGAATAGCGATCACTCTCCCTCAAGAAGCCTATGTGGCTACTAATACTTACTGTTAATAGCTGTAAGTAGAAAACAAGTCAGTAAGAACTGCTATTTTTGGTGATGCTGCAGAGATTGCAATTATACGTCTGTAAGTGTCAGAAGCTGTTGCTAATGTCTTTATCGATTAAGAAAATGGGATACAGAAACAATGGAAATCCTTTAAGCTAGGGAATGCAGGATGATTTGTTCCTGGAACTTCTGGATTTTCTAATCCTTTTCTACGATGGAGTTTATCCTTGGGCAAAAATCTGggctttttttgctgctctgtTCTTTATGTTACAAATATGGTGAATTGTTATTAGCTCCTTAATACTTTTTATGTGCTTTGAAAGGTGAAAAAGCTATCATGTGGCTGAAGTCTCTGGGAAAGTCTTAAAAAGGAAGGATGCAGCAATGCTATTTTCAGGAGGAGTGATTACAAAAATGGGGTGACATAAGGTTCTTGCTGGAGTGACAGTGAAATGAGGGCACCAGTACGTAATCTGCCTGCCACCTATTCCTTTTAGCCTCGCTGTGTGCAGAGAGCACAGGGACATGTGCATGACAGAACATTGCTTATTTTGGCTGCTTCCTGTTGCAAGGTACAACTGATAACTGAGAGCAAAGAATTATCTCAATTTCTTTCTCAGATGCTAAATTTCAGACCCGCAATATTGTGTTCTACAGTTTGTAATATTGTCTGCAGCAAAGCATGTGGTTGATATCATACAAATTATTGTTTTTACAGGTCTACCACAAAAATGTGAATCCCAAGTTTCCAGAAGGTGGGAAGATGTCCCAGTACCTAGATGACATGAAGATTGGAGATACTATTGATTTCAGAGGGCCAAATGGGCTCCTTGTCTATAAGGGGGCAGGTACTGTGACATGAAGGTGGGAGAGCAAAAGGGAGGAACTTGTATTGGTTATTTTCAGAGGCGTTTTATAAAACTTGGCAACTTTGTAGAggacctttttttaaaaaagtggaaaagagaaaatcaacCTTCCTGATCTTGACCAAGAGCCCATCAGAGTTGATATGATGGGAAAGAGTACTTTGTGTTTACTTTGTGTGAGGAATAGTTGGTTATTTTCTCACCTCTGGGACCATgtaattaaatctgaaaaaaatcgCTATCACACTATGTTACATAGAAGGCTGCGCTGAAACTAATACCTCAGCTATACGTGTGGAGGCAGATGTTCCAGATGCTTCTCAAACAAGGGAGGTTGTAGCCTAAAATGCCCTCTGAGAATCTCAGTGTTGTTACTGAATAACCCGCTGACTGAGAGCCAGCTCCATTTCATGATCAAACCAGGTCTGAGTTTGGGAGGAAGTAAGTTCAGAGAAGTAATCCTCTTTCAAGATGAAGCGAAAGATTTTTGCACTGATCTTGACTGAGAGGGGCTGTACACTTAACTCTTACCTCAGGGGACTAAGTCCTCAGTGCTTCTCTGGATCATGACCTTTTATGATGAGAAATGTACTGATGAATCTGTTCTGTCTCAGAGGAAATGAGTGTTGTGTGTTTTACAAACAGTCCTTTCTGCACTGCTTTGGCTGCTATAAAGAGGAGTAGCCAGGAAAGCTTGTTACTAAGTACAGGTCTCTTAAGATATGTCAAGTGCTTTTCATATAGAATACTTTTCATGGGCTTTTCATTTGGCTTGGTCCTTGGACATGAATTCAATTACAAACTGTCTGGTTTTGTGATAGTTCTGAAGCAATGGTGTACCCAGGTGTAGAGCAGAAATCAGCAAGGTCTTCTCATGACAGGATACTAGAAGGTAGTCACGTAGCTGGCTGCAAGTGTTATGGGCATCTCATTAACTGGAAATTAATTACTGTAATAAAGTACTTGATAAAAGTATGGAAGGCTCAAACATTCTTGATTCTAATCTTTGCAGGGGTTCTTGCTTGATGCTGGTTTAATTACAACTCCATTGAATGTGGACACACATTAATGGCTCGATGCATGGTGCAACTGAGGATGATGAAGATGGCTTAAGAAACCTGTTTCTCTGTAGCAGGGGCTGTGGTTTCCTTAACTGTCACGGTTGCCGAGTTGTATTCTAGGCAGTGATGTGGGATTCCTTGAGTTTCTTATAAACAATGTTGGGTAGCAGGGAAGGAGTACATCAGTTGTTCAAAGCTAGGATTGGAGTTTACAGAGACAAAGAGGTTTCAACTCTTTGCGCTCAATATTGTGCCAAGCCCATTTAGCATTTCCAGAAGATCTGGCCTAATTAATTGGTAGGCTATAGTAATTTATTCCCATGGAATTTGTATCCATGTTTGTTTGGGAGTTAATGTACCTATaggtttttaatatttcttctagGTACCTTTCTTATCAAGCCTCATAAGAAgtctgaagcagagaaaaagtttGCAAAGCATCTTGGGATGATAGCTGGAGGAACAGGTAAAACTACTCTCATCACAGGGAAAACTATTCTCATCACATGGAATGTCTAGAGAACGAAGATGTCTTTATGGATGCACGTGAGGAGCATCAAACACTGTACTTCAGTAGCAGAGCACTTACACCTGTATTTCTTTTGATGAGTGTTTGGCAACACTGAGGCTTTCCAGTGGCTTGAGCTTAGTCCTGGGAGCTAGCAACTTCAGAGTTTTAATCTTGATTTTCCGTGTGACCTCAGAGAAGTCATTTCATCTCTCTGAGCTTCAGTCtcaataacaaaaaatattttaggagaATATCTTGAGTATAAAGTTACTATATGTGATAGAGAATGCTGAAGAGGAAAGTCCCAGGTACAAGTattgtagttttgtttttattttgaaatgatttGTAATAGAAACTCCCAACCTCTCCATTTGGCATGGATTAGAAATTCAGAGCTATGTGGCTGTGTGCAAACTAAGCTCCCACTCAAGACCGAAGGAAGGCAG includes:
- the CYB5R2 gene encoding NADH-cytochrome b5 reductase 2 isoform X1, which translates into the protein MLSLPLNLVFLDYKVTCYFCLEDLNFVILQDRLRQTGTEPELLHHCFLLLNVKATRIEDAPVAIAVAVIAASALLLLLLRGTGRRASGLVTLQDPLAKYPLRLVDKEEISHDTKKFRFGLPSPDHILGLPVGQHVYLSAKIDGNLVIRAYTPVSSDETKGYVDLIIKVYHKNVNPKFPEGGKMSQYLDDMKIGDTIDFRGPNGLLVYKGAGTFLIKPHKKSEAEKKFAKHLGMIAGGTGITPMLQLIRRITNDPKDSTKCYLLFANQTEKDILLRAELEDIAKRHPDQFTLWYTLDRPPQDWKYSSGFITADMIKTHLPSPGSETLVLMCGPPPMIQFACQPNLDKLGYPKTSTFSY
- the CYB5R2 gene encoding NADH-cytochrome b5 reductase 2 isoform X2, which encodes MEALADAPVAIAVAVIAASALLLLLLRGTGRRASGLVTLQDPLAKYPLRLVDKEEISHDTKKFRFGLPSPDHILGLPVGQHVYLSAKIDGNLVIRAYTPVSSDETKGYVDLIIKVYHKNVNPKFPEGGKMSQYLDDMKIGDTIDFRGPNGLLVYKGAGTFLIKPHKKSEAEKKFAKHLGMIAGGTGITPMLQLIRRITNDPKDSTKCYLLFANQTEKDILLRAELEDIAKRHPDQFTLWYTLDRPPQDWKYSSGFITADMIKTHLPSPGSETLVLMCGPPPMIQFACQPNLDKLGYPKTSTFSY